One stretch of Cedecea neteri DNA includes these proteins:
- a CDS encoding YqaE/Pmp3 family membrane protein has protein sequence MGFWRVVFTIILPPLGVLIGKGFGWAFILNILLTLLGYFPGLIHAFWVQTRD, from the coding sequence ATGGGCTTTTGGCGAGTCGTTTTCACAATTATCCTGCCTCCATTAGGCGTGCTTATCGGCAAAGGCTTTGGCTGGGCCTTCATCCTCAACATCCTCCTTACCCTGCTGGGCTACTTCCCTGGCCTCATCCATGCGTTTTGGGTGCAAACCCGGGATTGA
- a CDS encoding Vmh family MBL fold metallo-hydrolase codes for MKTHTLAAATVTLLFSSASFAAPLTLDVYNPQDKGVFPVTSTLISGPTEATLVDAQFSVKDGEELVKIIQHSGKKLTRILITAGDPDYYFGLEPIVKAYPQVKIEATPLVVDHISKTKAEKIKYWGPILKDGAPNEVFVPQVTHDTTFTVDGEKIELRQPASHAAYLWIPANKTILGGVGVSSGIHIWTADSQTKAARQEWRDVLDEMAALKPQRVIPGHYIGEVKPGAVPVVFTGDYLADFELALKKGKSAPVIAEMKQKYPGLADESSLEMSAKVNTGEMKW; via the coding sequence ATGAAGACACATACCCTGGCTGCGGCCACCGTCACCCTTTTGTTCAGCAGCGCCAGCTTTGCTGCCCCACTGACGCTCGACGTCTACAACCCGCAGGACAAAGGCGTATTCCCGGTCACCTCTACGTTGATTAGCGGCCCGACGGAAGCCACGCTCGTTGATGCCCAGTTCAGCGTCAAAGACGGTGAGGAGCTAGTGAAGATTATCCAGCACAGCGGAAAAAAGCTGACCCGCATTCTCATCACCGCCGGTGACCCGGACTATTACTTCGGCCTGGAGCCGATTGTTAAGGCGTATCCGCAGGTAAAAATTGAGGCCACGCCGCTGGTCGTCGACCATATCAGCAAGACCAAAGCAGAGAAGATCAAATACTGGGGCCCGATTCTGAAAGATGGCGCGCCAAATGAAGTCTTCGTGCCTCAGGTTACGCACGACACCACTTTCACCGTCGATGGTGAAAAAATTGAGCTGCGCCAGCCGGCTTCACACGCGGCATATTTGTGGATCCCGGCCAATAAAACGATCCTCGGCGGCGTAGGCGTCAGTTCAGGGATTCATATCTGGACGGCCGATTCCCAGACCAAAGCCGCGCGTCAGGAATGGCGCGATGTGCTGGATGAAATGGCCGCGCTCAAGCCACAGCGCGTGATCCCTGGGCACTACATCGGAGAAGTTAAGCCAGGCGCGGTGCCGGTGGTCTTCACCGGCGACTATTTAGCCGACTTCGAGCTGGCGCTGAAAAAAGGGAAAAGTGCCCCGGTCATTGCCGAGATGAAGCAAAAGTATCCGGGCCTTGCCGATGAAAGCTCTCTGGAAATGAGCGCCAAAGTGAATACCGGCGAAATGAAGTGGTGA
- a CDS encoding CTP synthase, which translates to MSDTQLKSTLRIALIGDYNPAVIAHQAIPQALDNAAATLGVSADYDWLSSLEVTSDEDLVGYDAIWCVPSSPYLNEDAAYLAIRFARENGVPFLGTCAGFQYAVVEYARNVLGWKDAGHAETASEGRLVIGRLSCSLVEVSDKIALLADSIVGRAYGETEIEEGYHCNYGIAELFATVLADEPLKPTGWDKQGEIRAVELQGHPFFVATLFQHERNALKGKPSPLVEAFLAAAER; encoded by the coding sequence ATGTCAGACACACAGCTGAAGTCCACTTTACGTATTGCGCTTATCGGCGATTATAACCCGGCGGTGATTGCTCATCAGGCCATTCCTCAGGCGTTAGATAATGCGGCTGCTACCCTTGGCGTTAGCGCGGATTATGACTGGCTCTCCTCGCTGGAAGTGACCAGCGATGAAGATCTCGTGGGCTACGATGCTATCTGGTGCGTGCCGTCGAGCCCTTATCTGAATGAAGACGCGGCTTATCTTGCGATCCGCTTTGCGCGTGAAAACGGCGTGCCTTTCCTGGGCACCTGCGCCGGGTTCCAGTATGCGGTGGTTGAATATGCACGTAACGTACTGGGGTGGAAAGATGCGGGCCACGCGGAAACCGCCAGCGAAGGGCGCCTGGTGATTGGCCGCCTCAGTTGTTCGCTGGTGGAAGTTTCAGACAAGATCGCGCTGCTGGCCGACTCCATTGTCGGGCGTGCCTATGGTGAGACGGAAATTGAAGAGGGCTACCACTGCAATTACGGTATCGCGGAGCTGTTTGCCACCGTGCTTGCCGATGAGCCGCTGAAGCCGACCGGCTGGGATAAACAGGGCGAGATTCGCGCGGTTGAACTTCAGGGGCACCCGTTCTTTGTGGCCACGCTGTTCCAGCACGAACGCAATGCGCTCAAAGGTAAACCTTCCCCGCTGGTTGAGGCATTCCTCGCTGCTGCTGAGAGATAA
- the fumD gene encoding fumarate hydratase FumD, protein MDKKAKDEELYQEMCRVVGKVVLEMRDLGQEPKHIVIAGVVRTMLANHKIKRSPLTDEAMAHVIQALGYEV, encoded by the coding sequence ATGGATAAAAAAGCAAAAGACGAAGAACTGTATCAGGAGATGTGCCGCGTGGTGGGTAAGGTGGTGCTGGAGATGCGGGATCTGGGGCAGGAGCCGAAACACATTGTGATTGCCGGCGTGGTCAGAACCATGCTGGCAAACCATAAAATCAAACGTTCCCCGCTGACGGACGAAGCGATGGCACACGTTATCCAGGCGCTGGGCTATGAAGTTTAG
- a CDS encoding SDR family oxidoreductase has product MNHLLITGATGFLGGAVLARALSESSFSSVLLLVRANSPQEGVARIRNNLANFGCTDAQIAQINPENILLGDLAEPEHFLDDERISGVTHVINCAAVASFGENALIWKVNVEGTLQFARRMSQVKGLQRFLHVGTAMSCVPDAGTLVTESMSSKPEEEHLVQYTWSKSTIERMMSEQFPQLPLVIARPSIVVGHSEQGCRPSSSIFWVFRMVLMLGKFMCSLDDKIDVIPVDYCAEALLLLAKSDSLKEKIYHISAGDVSSIRFADIDEAMSSALNQTPIFSNYEQVDYSELVKSRRSFKSIYGPCNERLMLRAMRLYGEFSMLNVRFSNEKLLDLGMSPPPRFVDYISRCVETTRDYSIPELMKVDFK; this is encoded by the coding sequence ATGAATCATCTTTTGATTACCGGTGCGACAGGTTTCCTGGGCGGCGCGGTATTAGCTCGAGCCCTTTCCGAATCCTCTTTTAGTTCCGTATTGTTATTGGTGCGAGCGAACTCTCCTCAGGAGGGCGTGGCCAGAATCAGAAATAACCTTGCTAATTTTGGCTGTACTGATGCACAGATAGCCCAAATTAATCCGGAAAATATATTGCTGGGTGATTTAGCCGAGCCTGAACATTTTCTCGATGACGAAAGAATCTCCGGCGTTACGCACGTGATTAACTGTGCTGCGGTTGCGTCGTTTGGCGAGAATGCGCTGATCTGGAAGGTAAACGTTGAGGGAACCCTGCAGTTTGCGCGCCGTATGTCTCAGGTCAAAGGCCTGCAGCGTTTCCTGCACGTGGGCACCGCGATGTCCTGCGTGCCGGATGCGGGTACCCTGGTGACGGAAAGCATGTCCAGCAAGCCGGAAGAAGAGCACCTGGTGCAGTACACCTGGTCCAAATCGACCATCGAACGCATGATGTCCGAGCAGTTCCCGCAGCTGCCGCTGGTTATCGCTCGTCCGTCTATCGTGGTGGGCCATAGCGAGCAGGGCTGCCGCCCGTCCAGCAGCATTTTCTGGGTCTTCCGCATGGTGCTGATGCTCGGCAAATTCATGTGCTCGCTCGATGACAAAATCGACGTTATTCCGGTGGATTACTGCGCCGAAGCGCTGCTGCTGCTGGCGAAGAGCGACTCGCTGAAAGAGAAGATCTACCACATCTCTGCCGGGGACGTGAGCAGCATCCGCTTTGCTGATATCGACGAAGCGATGTCCAGCGCGCTGAACCAGACGCCTATCTTCTCCAATTACGAGCAGGTGGATTACAGCGAGCTGGTGAAGAGCCGCCGCAGCTTTAAGTCTATTTACGGGCCGTGCAATGAACGCCTGATGCTGCGTGCGATGCGCCTGTACGGAGAGTTCTCCATGCTGAACGTCCGCTTCTCTAACGAGAAGCTGTTAGATTTAGGCATGTCGCCGCCGCCGCGCTTTGTGGATTACATCAGCCGCTGCGTGGAAACCACCCGGGATTATTCAATTCCGGAGCTGATGAAGGTCGACTTCAAATAA
- a CDS encoding methyl-accepting chemotaxis protein: MKSLAHNLLLLICCSILMSALVTAISLYGSHRSAQSTESGLLAKDLMSDIKPAPVYLIELRLVLSRVVEGTLSVDQADAEIKRLSTQWHQRVDYWKSTLPPELQANLLGEQYKAGMAMIKDANDLVELIRSGAPTPLFEKLKAADKDFFAHQKGIESFVKASAEYADNAVEKAQHSSANSTQWQLIGSGTAVLLLLVVGWWVHRTIFRSLGGEPSEVAEIANAVACGDLTCEVKVRDGDRTSVMAAMETMCQQLTMVIHLVHESSNQISSRSSEIASGNIDLASRTEEQASALEQTASSMEEMTATVKQNAENAQSASQLANTASRSAEQGGAVVAQVVETMDGISSSANKITDIIGVIDSIAFQTNILALNAAVEAARAGDQGRGFAVVAGEVRSLAQRSASAAKEIKGLIEDSVNQVASGSKLVNEAGKTINTVVQDVKRVAALMVEITHASDEQSSGIEQVSTAISQMDVTTQQNAAMVNQASEAAESLLAQTYELNTAVSQFKLASL, translated from the coding sequence ATGAAATCACTGGCTCACAATTTGTTGCTATTAATTTGCTGTTCGATTTTGATGTCCGCCCTGGTCACCGCCATTTCACTCTACGGCAGCCACCGAAGTGCCCAAAGTACCGAAAGCGGCCTGCTGGCAAAGGATTTGATGTCTGACATCAAGCCCGCGCCGGTTTACCTGATTGAGCTGCGCCTGGTGCTCTCTCGCGTGGTAGAAGGCACGCTCAGCGTCGACCAGGCCGATGCGGAGATCAAACGCCTGAGCACGCAATGGCACCAGCGTGTCGATTACTGGAAAAGCACTCTGCCACCAGAACTTCAGGCCAACCTGCTCGGAGAACAGTACAAGGCGGGCATGGCGATGATTAAAGATGCCAATGACCTGGTCGAGCTTATCCGCTCGGGCGCGCCGACCCCGCTGTTTGAAAAGCTGAAAGCGGCCGATAAAGACTTCTTCGCCCATCAGAAAGGCATTGAATCCTTTGTCAAAGCTTCCGCAGAGTATGCCGATAACGCGGTCGAAAAAGCGCAGCACAGCAGCGCCAACTCGACGCAATGGCAGCTGATTGGCTCAGGCACCGCCGTGTTACTGCTGCTGGTTGTCGGCTGGTGGGTACACCGCACCATTTTCCGTTCCCTCGGCGGAGAACCGAGTGAAGTGGCCGAAATTGCCAATGCCGTAGCCTGCGGGGATCTCACCTGCGAAGTGAAAGTCCGCGACGGCGACAGAACCAGCGTGATGGCGGCGATGGAAACCATGTGCCAGCAGTTAACCATGGTCATCCACCTGGTTCACGAGAGCAGCAATCAGATCTCCAGCCGCTCCAGCGAAATCGCCAGCGGCAATATTGACCTCGCCTCCCGCACCGAAGAGCAGGCCAGCGCGCTGGAGCAAACGGCTTCATCAATGGAAGAGATGACCGCCACGGTTAAGCAGAACGCCGAAAATGCCCAGAGCGCCAGCCAGCTGGCTAATACCGCCTCAAGAAGCGCGGAACAAGGCGGCGCGGTTGTGGCGCAGGTAGTAGAAACCATGGACGGCATTTCAAGCTCGGCCAACAAGATAACCGACATTATTGGCGTCATCGACAGCATCGCCTTCCAGACCAACATCCTGGCGCTGAACGCGGCGGTGGAAGCCGCCAGAGCAGGTGACCAGGGCCGCGGTTTTGCAGTCGTTGCAGGCGAGGTTCGTAGCCTCGCCCAGCGTAGCGCCAGCGCGGCCAAAGAGATCAAAGGCCTGATTGAAGATTCGGTGAATCAGGTAGCCAGCGGCAGTAAACTAGTCAACGAGGCGGGCAAAACCATCAATACCGTGGTGCAGGACGTGAAACGCGTGGCGGCCCTGATGGTCGAAATCACCCACGCCAGCGACGAGCAAAGCAGCGGCATTGAGCAGGTAAGCACCGCCATCAGCCAGATGGATGTCACCACCCAGCAAAACGCGGCGATGGTGAATCAGGCTTCAGAAGCCGCCGAGTCGCTATTGGCACAAACCTACGAACTGAATACAGCTGTTTCCCAGTTTAAGCTGGCTAGTCTGTAA
- a CDS encoding class I SAM-dependent methyltransferase has translation MKPSAPQNIFDDPVFFENYRQLREQDSGLNGLLEIPELYSLLPALDGLKILDLGCGFGDFARFARTHGAASVTGFDISEKMLAQARAATQDENIRYHHLPLEQFTASEESSDLAISSLALHYIEDFARLSSSVFAALKPGGQFLFSVEHPMCTAFPVGWQPYKEEVIWPVNHYHQQGLRHTSWFVEDVQKYHRTTETYVNTLLDSGFALTRMLETKPTEETLAQHPRLAKEMRRPAFLILRATKPR, from the coding sequence ATGAAACCATCGGCACCGCAGAACATTTTTGATGACCCGGTATTCTTTGAAAATTACCGTCAGCTACGCGAACAGGACTCCGGCCTTAACGGGCTGCTGGAAATTCCCGAGCTATATTCCCTGCTGCCTGCGCTGGATGGCCTGAAGATCCTCGACCTTGGCTGCGGCTTTGGCGACTTTGCCCGCTTCGCGCGCACGCACGGCGCGGCAAGCGTTACCGGCTTCGACATTTCAGAAAAAATGCTGGCGCAGGCGCGCGCCGCGACCCAGGACGAAAACATTCGCTACCACCACTTGCCGCTGGAGCAGTTCACGGCGTCTGAGGAATCCTCGGATCTGGCTATTTCGTCGCTGGCGCTGCACTACATCGAAGATTTTGCCCGCCTGAGCAGCAGTGTCTTTGCCGCCTTAAAACCCGGCGGGCAGTTTCTCTTTTCCGTTGAGCACCCGATGTGTACCGCTTTCCCGGTGGGCTGGCAGCCGTATAAAGAAGAGGTTATCTGGCCGGTCAACCACTACCATCAGCAAGGTCTGCGTCATACCAGCTGGTTCGTGGAGGACGTGCAGAAATATCACCGCACCACGGAAACCTATGTGAATACCCTGCTCGACAGCGGGTTTGCCCTCACCCGAATGCTCGAAACCAAGCCCACAGAGGAAACTCTGGCGCAGCATCCCCGGCTGGCAAAAGAGATGCGCCGCCCGGCCTTTTTAATTCTTCGGGCGACAAAGCCTCGTTAA
- a CDS encoding DUF523 domain-containing protein: MKAKILVSACLMGFKVRYNGSEKSQTGAALARLQDEGRLVIHCPELAAGLPTPRLPAELSGGDGEAAFLGRAAILESDGKDVTEPYLLAAWLALQTARENNCRFAILTDGSPTCGSQKIYDGRFAGKTIPGQGVAAALLRQHGIEVFAEHQIPLLLSRLEEVDKEQV; encoded by the coding sequence ATGAAAGCAAAAATACTGGTTAGCGCCTGCCTGATGGGGTTCAAAGTCCGCTATAACGGCAGCGAAAAGTCGCAGACTGGCGCGGCCCTCGCCCGCCTGCAGGATGAAGGCCGCCTGGTTATCCACTGCCCTGAACTCGCGGCCGGGCTTCCAACGCCGCGTCTTCCCGCAGAGCTTAGCGGAGGCGACGGTGAAGCCGCATTTCTCGGCCGTGCCGCCATTCTGGAAAGCGACGGCAAAGACGTCACCGAACCTTATCTTCTTGCCGCCTGGCTCGCGCTGCAAACCGCCAGGGAGAATAACTGTCGCTTTGCTATTCTTACCGACGGCAGCCCGACCTGCGGCAGCCAGAAAATCTACGATGGCCGCTTTGCAGGCAAAACGATACCGGGTCAGGGGGTAGCGGCAGCGCTGTTGCGCCAGCACGGCATAGAAGTCTTTGCCGAGCATCAGATCCCGCTGTTGCTGAGCAGGCTGGAGGAAGTCGATAAGGAGCAGGTATGA
- a CDS encoding DUF1304 domain-containing protein translates to MIASILIGLIALIHLYILVLEMVLWDKPAGQRAFGLSPEFARQSKTLAANQGLYNGFLAAGLIYGLLAASSGYEFKLFFLICVLIAGLFGGFTASKKILYVQALPAALALMALLAGI, encoded by the coding sequence ATGATTGCCAGTATTCTTATCGGCCTGATTGCTTTGATTCATCTTTATATTCTGGTGCTGGAGATGGTGCTTTGGGATAAACCTGCGGGGCAGAGAGCCTTTGGTTTGTCTCCCGAGTTTGCACGTCAGTCGAAAACGCTGGCGGCGAATCAGGGCTTGTATAACGGGTTTCTGGCTGCTGGATTAATATACGGGCTGCTGGCGGCGAGCAGCGGCTATGAATTTAAGCTGTTTTTCCTTATTTGTGTCCTGATTGCCGGTTTGTTTGGTGGCTTTACAGCCAGCAAAAAAATACTTTATGTTCAGGCTCTACCTGCGGCATTGGCATTGATGGCATTATTGGCGGGAATATAA
- a CDS encoding DUF488 domain-containing protein yields MIRCKRVYEAPDKDDGYRVLVDRLWPRGMKKSDLRYDEWPKALAPSNELRKAFHGETIDFAAFSESYRQELAQNLDAARTLARHGDDGTLTLLYGSKNTNQNHALVLADFLRHCRD; encoded by the coding sequence ATGATCCGCTGTAAACGAGTTTATGAAGCCCCCGATAAGGATGACGGCTACCGGGTGCTGGTTGACAGGCTTTGGCCGCGCGGGATGAAAAAAAGCGACCTGCGCTACGACGAATGGCCGAAGGCACTGGCGCCCTCAAATGAGCTGCGTAAAGCCTTTCACGGCGAAACAATCGATTTCGCCGCCTTCAGCGAGAGCTACAGGCAAGAGCTTGCACAGAATCTGGACGCCGCCAGAACGCTTGCCCGACACGGTGATGACGGCACCCTGACGCTGCTATACGGCTCAAAAAATACCAACCAGAACCATGCGCTGGTGCTGGCTGACTTTTTACGCCACTGCCGGGATTAA
- a CDS encoding MFS transporter, producing the protein MTSTTSASKKSRILLLLGILMIATTLRVTFTGAAPLLDMVRDALSLSTAQIGILTTLPLLAFAVVSPLAAGIARRFGTERSLFGALLIICAGIALRSAGHAAFLYIGTAIIGCGIAMGNVLLPSLLKRDFPGQVAKLTGAYSLTMGVAAALGSVMVVPIALHGFGWSGAMLSLMVFPLLALIVWLPQLGSSTVMNLSGNPALHSRGIWSSPLAWQVTLYLGINSLVYYVIIGWLPSILISHGYNEAEAGSIHGILQLATAIPGLFVGLILSRLKDQRGIAALMALLWCMATLGLWLLPAFSIFWVSLGGFGSGAAMILGLSFIGMRTGSAHQAAALSGMAQCVGYLLAAFGPPVMGKIHDVTGSWAIPLLGCALLSVVMGVFGAYAGRQKEIGVAEKAPA; encoded by the coding sequence ATGACCTCCACGACTTCAGCGAGCAAGAAGAGCCGCATTCTGCTTCTGCTCGGCATTCTGATGATTGCCACCACCCTGCGCGTAACCTTTACCGGTGCAGCACCTCTGCTGGACATGGTGCGAGATGCACTTTCGCTGTCCACCGCGCAAATTGGTATTCTTACCACCCTGCCCCTGCTAGCCTTTGCGGTTGTTTCTCCACTTGCAGCCGGGATTGCCCGCCGCTTCGGCACCGAGCGCAGCCTGTTTGGTGCGTTGCTGATCATCTGCGCCGGTATCGCTTTGCGTTCCGCCGGCCACGCCGCGTTTCTGTATATCGGCACGGCCATCATCGGCTGCGGGATAGCCATGGGCAACGTGCTGCTGCCCAGCCTGCTTAAGCGCGACTTCCCCGGCCAGGTCGCCAAACTCACCGGCGCCTATTCGCTGACGATGGGCGTTGCCGCCGCGCTGGGCTCTGTGATGGTGGTGCCGATTGCCCTGCATGGTTTTGGCTGGTCCGGCGCGATGCTGTCGCTGATGGTTTTCCCGCTGCTGGCGCTGATTGTCTGGCTGCCTCAGTTGGGCAGCAGTACCGTGATGAACCTTTCCGGCAACCCCGCGCTGCACAGCCGCGGCATCTGGTCCTCCCCGCTGGCCTGGCAGGTTACGCTGTATCTCGGCATTAACTCGCTGGTGTATTACGTGATTATCGGCTGGCTGCCTTCGATTCTGATCAGCCACGGCTACAACGAGGCCGAAGCCGGGTCGATACACGGTATTCTGCAGCTCGCCACCGCCATTCCTGGGCTGTTTGTCGGCCTGATCCTCAGCCGCCTGAAAGACCAGCGCGGGATTGCCGCCCTGATGGCGCTGCTTTGGTGTATGGCGACGCTCGGCCTGTGGCTGCTGCCGGCCTTCTCTATCTTCTGGGTATCGCTGGGCGGCTTTGGCTCCGGCGCAGCCATGATCCTTGGCCTCTCGTTTATAGGTATGCGCACCGGTTCCGCGCATCAGGCGGCGGCGCTGTCCGGTATGGCGCAGTGCGTGGGCTATCTTCTTGCCGCCTTCGGCCCGCCGGTGATGGGTAAAATCCATGATGTTACGGGCAGTTGGGCGATCCCGCTGCTGGGCTGCGCGCTACTTTCGGTCGTCATGGGCGTCTTTGGGGCTTATGCTGGTCGCCAGAAAGAGATTGGCGTGGCGGAGAAAGCCCCCGCCTGA
- a CDS encoding AraC family transcriptional regulator encodes MERDLDLEGFDPDSIVTPALAFRIRAAQTYDEKPIHTHRKGQLILALHGGITSEVTNSMWMVPPQYAVWVPGQMPHSNRVTADARLCFLFIEPDAVKMPQECCALKISPLVRELILRLSNVPHENLGCAAIQRLVQVLFDELPHQPVEQLQLPISSHPKIRAMADSMAKDMKEKKTLAQWAGDMAMSERNLARLVVKETGLSFLRWRQQMQLIVALRLLIGGMTVQNVAESLGYDSTTAFITMFKKALGTTPGRYLSTLAGDYFTD; translated from the coding sequence ATGGAACGTGACCTGGATCTCGAAGGCTTTGACCCGGACAGCATCGTGACGCCCGCGCTGGCCTTTCGCATTCGCGCCGCGCAAACCTATGACGAAAAGCCCATCCATACCCACCGCAAAGGGCAGCTTATTCTGGCGCTGCACGGCGGCATTACCAGCGAAGTGACCAACTCAATGTGGATGGTGCCGCCGCAGTATGCGGTTTGGGTACCGGGGCAAATGCCGCACAGCAACCGGGTAACGGCGGACGCGCGGCTGTGCTTTTTATTTATTGAGCCGGACGCGGTCAAGATGCCGCAGGAGTGTTGCGCGCTGAAAATTTCCCCGCTGGTGCGGGAGCTTATCCTGCGCCTGTCCAACGTTCCTCACGAAAATCTCGGCTGCGCGGCTATTCAGCGTCTGGTTCAGGTGCTGTTCGATGAACTGCCTCATCAGCCGGTCGAGCAGCTGCAGCTGCCGATTTCTTCGCACCCGAAAATCCGCGCGATGGCGGACAGCATGGCGAAGGATATGAAGGAGAAAAAGACGCTTGCGCAGTGGGCCGGGGACATGGCGATGAGCGAGCGCAACCTCGCGAGGCTGGTGGTGAAAGAGACGGGGCTGAGTTTTTTACGCTGGCGGCAGCAGATGCAGCTTATCGTTGCCCTGCGCCTGTTAATTGGCGGAATGACGGTGCAAAACGTGGCGGAGTCGCTGGGCTATGACTCCACCACGGCGTTTATCACCATGTTTAAAAAGGCGCTCGGCACCACGCCAGGGCGCTATCTGAGCACCCTGGCCGGCGACTATTTTACAGACTAG
- a CDS encoding LysR family transcriptional regulator encodes MDRVIAAKVYIRICELGSLSAAARALNMSRPMVSRYLEQMEHWAGERLLHRSSRKLTLTPTGERVLQQTRALNEVAESITAQNQQDLPSGTLRVACSQFGARYYIVPFLSDFLSDYPDLRVELHVSSQAVNMIEERIDLAIRITNDLDPNIIARRLGECDSMLYASPAYIEKRGMPRSPVELEHHNCLQYSYFLRNIWQMVDEQGEPLNVEVGGNFSANDSVVLMDAVADGVGIAMLPVEDAKSRFERGDLVKVLEDYPPRSMGIYGIYRSRSYLPAALRLFLAALAKRLAK; translated from the coding sequence ATGGACAGAGTCATCGCGGCGAAAGTCTATATACGCATTTGTGAGCTGGGCAGCCTGAGTGCTGCGGCGCGGGCGCTGAATATGTCCCGCCCGATGGTCAGCCGTTACCTGGAGCAAATGGAACACTGGGCCGGAGAGCGCCTGCTGCATCGTTCCTCACGTAAGCTAACGTTAACGCCGACCGGCGAGCGGGTGCTGCAGCAGACCCGTGCGCTCAATGAGGTAGCAGAAAGCATAACCGCTCAGAATCAGCAGGATTTGCCCTCCGGCACCCTGCGCGTAGCCTGTTCACAGTTTGGCGCACGGTATTACATCGTGCCTTTTTTGTCCGACTTTCTGAGTGATTACCCGGATCTTCGAGTTGAGCTGCACGTCAGCAGCCAGGCGGTGAACATGATTGAAGAGCGTATCGATCTGGCCATTCGCATCACTAACGATCTCGACCCGAATATTATTGCCCGCCGGTTAGGGGAGTGTGACTCCATGCTCTACGCTTCTCCTGCTTATATCGAGAAGCGGGGGATGCCGCGCTCTCCGGTCGAGCTGGAACACCATAACTGCCTGCAGTACAGCTATTTTCTGCGTAACATCTGGCAAATGGTGGATGAGCAGGGCGAGCCGCTAAACGTGGAGGTTGGCGGTAACTTTAGCGCTAATGATTCGGTGGTGCTGATGGATGCGGTAGCGGACGGCGTAGGGATTGCCATGCTGCCGGTAGAGGATGCGAAGTCGCGGTTTGAACGCGGGGATCTGGTTAAAGTGCTCGAGGATTATCCCCCCCGGTCGATGGGGATTTACGGCATTTATCGCAGCCGGAGCTATCTTCCCGCCGCGCTGAGGCTTTTTCTGGCGGCGCTGGCGAAAAGGCTCGCGAAATAA